The bacterium genome segment TGTAGATCAAGCAATCCGTGAGCTTCGCCCAGACACTGTCGCTGTCGAGCTATGTAAGCCACGTCTTGATACGGTGCTCGACCCTGACCGCTGGAAAAAAACCGATATCATTAAAGTGATTAAGGAAGGTAAAATCTATGTGCTCATGGCGCAGCTTTTTCTTGCCTCCTATCAGAAAAAAATCGCTGAAAAAATTGGCATCAAGCCTGGAGATGAAATTCGTAAAGCACTCCTTGTAGCCGATGAACTAAAGATCCCGACTGCCGTAATTGACCGAGAAATCAAAGTCACATTACGGCGTGCCTGGGGAAAAATGACTTTTAGCTCCCTACTCAAATTACTTTTTGCCTCTATTTTCGAAGGTTCTAAGGCTAGCGAAGTCACCGAAGATGAAATTGAAAGAATCAAAGAAGAGTCAGAATTAAATAAGCTCACAGATGAATTTGCTCGCTATGTGCCAGACATTAAAGCCGTGCTGCTTGATGAACGGGACTCATATATGGTTGAGAAATTAGCAACTACACCTGGCCAGACCATTCTTGCAGTTGTCGGTGCAGCCCATGCTCCAGGAATGAAGAAAAAAATTGGAACGCGCTATAATCTTGCTGAGCTTGAAACGATCCCCTCGGGTGGATTTTGGACGTGGTTTTTCAAATGGGGTCTCCCCTTCCTACTGGTCTTCTTTTTTGTAATGGGTTTTTTCCAATCTGGGTCAGAACTAACCTTCAGAATGGCCCTAATCTGGGTCTTACTGAGTGGAGGGTTAGCAGCGCTTGGTGCAATTGTTTGCCTAGCGCATCCTTTTACAATCATTGCTGCATTTTTCTCAGCGCCGATTACCACTTTACACCCGATGCTTGCAGTTGGTTGGGTTTGTGGATTGATTGAAGCTGCCGTAAAAAAGCCACTAGTTTCCGACTTTGAAACAATCAGCGATGACTTAAATTCGTTTAGATCGTTTTTAAAAAACAGATTGGGTAGAATTATTGCAATCATGTTATTTACTAACTTAGGTGCTGCGGCTGGTGCGATGATTGGTATCGGTAAAGTTGCAGCCTTATTAAAGTGGTAGAAATCCTAGAGTAATTTCGATCATTCTATGGTCAAATTTCATGCATTCATCACGGGCCTTCCCGTTATCACGATTTTAATCTTATGCTGCTATGAGCTGTTTCGCCTAACGATTAAGCAAGACCGCAGTCCAACAGCCGCAACTTTAGTGCTTGGTAATTTCTATCTTTTAGGCTTAATTGTTTCCTATCTTTCAGGGCTAATTATGTTTCAGACCATGCCCGAACTAAGTTCTGAGCTAGTTGCACAAGTTGAAATCCACGAAACACGCGCGAAATTAACACTCTTAACTGCCCTCCCCTTTGTTGCGCTCTTTTATCAGCGCTTGAAATTGAGCCCAGACAAGCTTTCAGCTAGGATTTATTATTTATATCTCGCCGCACTTTTTTTCGTCCTGATCATGACTCTTCTAACTGGTCAACAGGGCGGCGCCCTTGTTTTTGATTATGCTGTTGGGGTGACTAAGAAATAAAATGCAAAGACGGCGCTAACTAAACAATTGCCATCTTGCCTTCGACTCGAGCCCTCGCTCTCAGGCCGAGAGGAGGGAATTGAATGCGAATATTATGAGCATTCAATGAGTTGAAAGATAACCAATGATGGTAACTGGCAGGGCGTGGTCTACCTAGCTAGTACCATGCAAATCTTGGGTTTTTGATGTTTTCTGTCTGAAGTCCAGATTCTCTTGATTTCGTGGCTCTGTATACAAGATGAATTATATGCATATAATAGTGCAAATAATAAATGAATGATTGCAATATGTTACAAATTCTAGTCATAATATTTGTAACAAACCTTGTATTCATGGCAATAAGTGACGCTACATGAGTGGTATTGGGTAGAAGGTTTGTAAAGTTTAAACGTTAATTTTTTAACAAACTTTGCACGGGAAATTAAGGCTTAGAGTCTTTGGGAGATTCGTGTGTACACATGTCTGCCAAAGACCCTGAGCCAAGGACGGTAACTCGTTTACAAGGATGGGGTTGGAGGAAAAAGTAGAAACAATGAATCTAATTGCACTAATCATGGCGATGAACATCGCTGTTGTCATCAGCGACTCTGGGGAAATTAAAGGTGATGCCTTGCTGACATCCGACATGATCAACTCAATGGTTGCTTCAAGCAATACAGGAGTGGGAGTTAAGTTTAAACTCCCCGAGGGCGACATTAAGCTTGAAGTTGCTTGCGTTTCCATTGATGGAGGCAGCCAAATCGAAGGCGCACCAAAGCGAGCCATAATCATTCGTGGCAATAACGGAACAATACTTCGTTATCAAGTCGAAGGCTCGGAACGACCGCTTGAGGCCACGCACATCGCTATCGTTGAGTCAGGATCAAACCAAGCGCGTTGGTCCTTCGAATCTGGCACACCAGAAGAATCGAAGCTATACGACATGCTATTGACCGAAGCTTGGGTGCCTGACTGGCAAGAAGCTGTCGTCGCCTAATCGTCCATCTGTCCAACCCGTGCAAAGTTACTAGTCAACAAAGACCAAGTTTTCAATGCACGGGTTTGGACCCCTACCACTCATCTCTATTTTCCCTGATTAAATTTTAATTTATTTTTCGAGATCCACTCGACACTACGCTAGCATAGCTTTAGAACCGCGCTAGCCTCTCTCCGCTTTCTTCACCCAAAGAACTTCAGGCACATTCTCAGACTTAAGTAAGAAACGTACAAGTATGAAAAGTAAATCACTTAAACGATTGAGGTATTGAATTGCCTCAAAACGAACTATCTCCCCAGAATCTAAGAGCGCTGTAACGGTCCGCTCAGCACGCCTCGTCACGACTCGGGCCAAATGCGCAGCATTTCCTGCGGGAGACCCGCCTGGAATAATAAAACTTGTAAGCTCAGTGAGCCCTGCACCGTAAAAATCACATAACTCTTCCAAGCGAGTGACATCTTTGGCATCAATCAAGGCCATGCCGGGAAAGGCTTGACTGGCTTGGCAGGCAAGTTCGGCACCTAAATCAAATAAATCGTGTTGAATTACTAAAAGCTCGGCGGCAAGTTTTTGCTGCTTTGTGGAAATTAAATCACGTAAGGCACCAACTGCGACATTGGCCTCATCAAGTTCCCCGTAAGCTGAAACTCGAAGATTTGCCTTAGAAGTCTCCTCTCCACCTACAAGACTTGTTTTTCCCTTGTCGCCTCGCTTGGTATATACGCGGTTAATCTTAAAGCCCATGATAATTGATTATTCTAGCGGAGCTTCAAATCCAAGTTGCTTAAGTTCTGTGCCAATAAGCTTAGCTGCGGTGGCATCACGCTGTGCAAGTTCCTTGGCAAGCTTGTCAATTCTACTGCGATCGACAGCGCTCACAGCAACTCGAGCAAGACTAATTAACGCTGGCGCTGAAGTAATACGCCCTTCACGAATCAATGACTCTAATACTCGCTTAGCCTCAGTATCATTATTCTCCTCGAGTAAGACCCGCCCGAGTAAGAGCGTAGCTTGCTCAGTTAAAAATCGATCCGGAGTTAGCTTATCAGCTATGCCGATTGGGCCAGTAACGCCAAAAGCTGTAGCAAGTGCTTCCTTTGCTGCAACGTAATCTTTCTTTTCTACTTTGGCACGAGCTGCATATAACTTCGCAGCTTGTGCATAGAAATGCTTTGTCGCCTGAGCACTTAAATTCTGCACACGTGATTCAAGCTCACTCATTGCCTTATCCTCTTCAGCTTTAGCCTCAGGGCTTGCTGGGGTCGAGCTTTTACTAATGAGTGCCTGAAAGCTCTCCTGAATTGACTGAAACTCTTCAGAAGACTTGGCGTGCTTTTTCTGAATTGCGGATCGATAAAGATCAACCACCCACATCAATGCCATTGCCACAACAAGTGCCATGACAAGTTGACGCCAGCTCTCAGCAAGAAATTGTGACAAATCCTTATTACTGCCCTCAACAAATTTAAGCCGCTCAGCAAGCTCCTTTAAACGCGCCTCGCTCTGTGCAGAGTCTGGGCTTGGTTCCGGTGCGGTAGAACTCTTAGTGATTGGTGTATTTGCTTGTGTATTCATCTTTTCCACTACTGTTTATACTTAAAATCATCTGGGTCCATTTCAGCAAGAATTTCGGCCCATTTATCTTTTTCGATCGCGCTAAAATCCGTAGCCCCTTCGGTGCTTGCTGTAAACTCCTCATCTTCGGCACGTATTTCCCCGCCCTCTCCACCGATCGCGCTACTAAGTGTAACTTGAGCCTGTTTTAAAACTTCTTCGCTAACAAAAATCTTGGCATTAACGCGCACAGCTAAGGCAATTGCATCACTTGGACGTGCATCCATCAGCTTAAGCGCATCCCCGGCAGTTAACTCAATCCGCGCCAAAAAAGTATTATCTTGAATTGCGTGAATAATCACACGTGTGACTTTGGCGCCAAACATATTAATTGAGTTGGCCAGTAAGTCATGTGTCATTGGACGAGTTAAAGTGACCTGTTTAAGCGCAGAAGCAATCGCAGTAGCCTCGGGAAGGCCAATCCAGATTGGCAGGCAGATTTTACCGGTTTGCTCCTTGAGCAGCACGATTGGCGCATTTGTATTTTGGTCTAAAACAAGACCAGCCACAAACATTTCCATTTCAGTTGTAATCTCACTCATGCACGTAATTTCTAGATGATCTGACCTCTCAGTCCATAGGGTGTGGCATGTTCTATTTTAACCTGAATAATTTGTCCAAGTTTTATGCGTTCACGCTGGATTGTTGATTGGGGCAGGCACTCTACCCAGGTATTATACTCGGAGCGACCCCGTGGGTTTTCGCCTTTAAGACTCTCAATCAACACGGCCAAGTTTTGACCTAGATATTGTTGGTGTAACTCTCTGCTGATGTTGTCTTGCAAATCTTGTAGACGGTATAAGCGATCACGCGCCACATCTTCAGCAACAAGCTCGAGGTTTTCCTGAGCACTGTCTGCAGTATGCGGACGCAGTGAATAGCAAAAAGAGTACACCAAATGGTAGCGCACGCGTTGGAGTGCTTCCAAAGTATCCTGGAAGTCTGCCTCTGTTTCTGACGGATATCCGACAATCATATCAGTGGTAATAGCAATCGTGGGCACTTTGGCGCGAAGCTCGTCAATAATTTCGAAATAGCGCTTGCTGCGGTAATTGCGGTTCATCAGTTTTAAGATTCGATCTGACCCGGCTTGCAGTGGCATGTGAATGTGCGGCACAAGCTGTGGGACCTCTGCGTAGAGATTGATAAAGTCTGATTTAACCTCCTGGGGATGGGGGCTAGTAAAGCGAATGCGTTTTAAGTCTGGAATTTCTGCAATGCGCTTAATCAAATCAACAAAACTAAGGCGCGGGTTTAAATCACGGCCGTATGAGTTTACAGTTTGCCCGAGGAGCATTACTTCCTTTGCGCCCATGCGAACTTTGAGACTGATTTCGCGGATGATTTCCTGGGGGTCGCGACTGACTTCAGGGCCACGGGTGTTGGGTACAACACAGTAAGAGCAGTTTTTATTACAACCACGCTGAATTGAAACAAGCGCGCGAATTGGAGTGACTTGCTCGCCGGTCTCTGTTAACTCACGAAACCCTAGTGGTAGATCTTCCCACTCATCGCGATAATCGACGACAACTTGTTTGGACTTTCCAGCAAGTGCGCCTGTTACTAATGAGGGCACGAGCGACAAATTGTGAGTGCCGACGACAAAATCTACTTCAGGAATGGCTTTGATAAGTTGTGTGCCTTCTTGCTGGGCAACGCAGCCGCCAACGCCGATAATCGTCTGTGGGCGCTTTTTCTTAATCAAATTATATTCGCCGATGATGCTGCGCATTTTATGTTCGCCTTTTTCACGAACACTGCAGGTATTAACGAAAATAAAGTCGGCCTCCTCAGCATTAGAGGTAAGACTGTACTGATCCTGCATTAGAGCAGAGATTTTTTCAGAATCATACTCATTCATCTGACAACCAAAAGTCTTGATAAAAAGCTTTGGCTTGTCTGAATTTTTTTCAGCTGTAAGGGGCATTGAAAATGCTCAATAAAAAATTAAATTACTCAGTCACTATTCTTAAGACCGGGACAAATTTACCGCCTGGAATTTGCGGGACTGGCCGATCAACGGTGAGTTTAATTACACGTTTTTGTCCGGAGTCGATAGTGACACCAGAAAGCTCAACAATTTCCTCTGTGCTCGGGTCTGCAGCTGTCGGTGTTGGGCGCCCGTCTGGGGCATAAGCCAGTCCTAGGGCCAATTTAGGGTCTTTAATGGTTGTCGCTGTGGGGTTGTAGATTTTACCGCTGACGACAAGTTCTAGATCGCATGGCGGAACCGAACAAGCGATTGTGTTAGAAATTGTCTCAAGCTCGACAAGGGCCAGGGCATCTAGTTTTTCCTTTAATTCTTCTTTTGTCGCTGTTTGTGGAGCGCTGCCTTGGTCGGTAGTATTTGCGGCTGAGCTTTGGGGTTTAGTTGTTTCGATCTTTGCCTGACTTTGGTCTGAGATTTCATTAGTATTATTTTTTGCAAATTGCTTTGTCTCTGCGCCCCAGAGTAGACGCATTTGATAGTCTGTTGCGCCCATACTTTCGATGCTTAAGGCGAGAATGTCTTTTGAATTACGCTTTAACATTTCTTTCCCTAAGGCTTGATCGAGATAGACGTATTTGGAGGCTTTTCTTTCGCCGTTAACGAAAGTGCTAAGTTCAAGCACGGCATTATTTGTGGGCCAATCTGTTTTTGCTGTGATTGAGCCGGTGACAGATAGGAGTCCTTGGGGGGTAAGTTTAGAGTCCAGGACTTCGTAGCTTAAGGGGTCTGTAATTGTGGTCGAATTTGCAAGCTGATTTTGTCCAGTGCTAGCCTGCTTAGTAGTGCAAGCTGAAAATGAAAGACAGAGAATGAGGGCCAGATTAAATGCGTTATTTTTCATGGTTTTTGCGATCAATTCAGAGCTTAACTATCGGCTGCAAGGCGTGATTCGACGAAGTACCATGCGCCTGAGTCTTCAATCCAAGCTTGCACTTCGGTGCGTGTGTTAACGACTAGTGAATTCTGTGCGTAGGACTTGATATCGACGAGCACTCGAGCTTCGCTTTCCTTAATTGATACGTCGCGGACTTCATAGCTGATAATTTTCTCCTTATCGAGTCGCCCTTTCATGGCTTTATAGAAGGCTTCGCGTTCCTTAGGTTCGACGAGAACAGTTGCCTTATCGGCATCGTGCCAGCGCAAGGCTTCGTGGAAACTTACGACAGAATTTCTAAGTGTCTGGCCGTCATCGAGTGTGGCAGAACATGCTGTTAGTAGTAATAATCCGCTCAGGGCGAGTATGAAGGCAGTGAGTTTCATGAATTTTTCCTAGTTGCTAGTGGTCATTCTTAGTATCAGCTTGTGGGATTTGCTCGAAGTAGTGATCGAGGGACTGTTTGTCGGAGTTTGAGAGTTCATGATCGACTGCCTGGCGTTGGTCAGACTTGATGGTGACGGAGTTTGATTTGAGGCTGGAAATAAATTGGCGGTCCCAGCCAGTTTGTCGAAGTTCTTTGTAGGCGATCATCACGATTCCAGTCGCGTAGGCTGCGATGAGGAGTCGTTGCCAGAATGTGTTTGCGGAATCAGCCATTTAATATCTAACTAGTCGGTAACTTATTAGTAGCGAAATGCTCACTATTGGACAAAGACTATAACGTAACTTTTTTAACAGGCATAGAGCCCCCTTTTCGACACCCCTCGATAGGTACGGGGTTACTTTTATCGGTGTTTCGGGGATTTTCTATATTTTGATATTCCTGGCGATATTCAAGGCTCGAACTACTGCCCTCTCTAGGCAAGAAGAACAAATTCAGCTAGGTCTCAGCTGGGTAGAGGCCCGGATCCTCAAGCCCGACTGAGACAGGTACGGGGTTACTTTTAAGGGAAAAACATGGGTTTAATGCATGATAACTTATAAGACTGCTACAACTGGCCTAGCAATTGTTACTGGGGCTTCTGCCGGTTTAGGCATTGAATTCGCAAAACTGCTCCAGGTACGGGGCTACTATCTCCTACTCGTGGCGAGGCGTAGAGACAGGCTTGAATCGGTCCTAAATTCACTTGGAGGCTCCGAGGCTGGCAGCATTCTAGTGGCAGACCTTTCTACCCAGGCTGGCCGCGATAGCCTGATTTCAGCAACACTTAAACTCAACCAAAGCTACCCTCTAAAAGTTCTAATCAATAATGCAGGCTTTGGCCTCGTCGGTAGAACCCTCGAAATGGATGCCTCAAAACTCACCCAAATGGTCGAACTTAACTGCATAGCGCCGCTAGACTTATCGCGCCAGCTGGCCCCAATGATGGATAAAAATGGCGGAGGCCATATACTAAACGTCTGCTCTACTGCCGCCTTTCAACCACTCCCTTACATGGCCTGCTATGCTGCCACAAAATCTTTTCTCAAAAGCTTTAGTCGAGCCCTCAGCGTAGAATTAGCCGGGTATAACATCTCAGTCCTAGCTCATTGCCCGGGACCCACAAAGACAGAGTTCCATATCGCTGCAGGGCTAGAAGAGAAGATCGACTTTCTCTCCTCTGTCCCAGCCAGTGGCGTTGCCCGTGAGGCAATCGAGGCGCTCTTTGCCAACAAAAAGCTCCTGATTAACGGGCTTCGTAATCGTTTCCTTGCCACACTCGCTGGCCTCCTGCCTGAAAATATTGTGCTTCTCATCGGCAAACTTACTCTCGGACAGTATGTCAAAAAAACCTCCGGCTGAGCGTCTGCAGTGAAAAAATATTGTCCCAAGTGTTGCACTTCTTTGCGGTTTCGATTAATTCTCGGTCGCTAAGAAACTAATTTGCTTAGAGGAGAAACGCCGAGTAATTGAAGACAGAAAATCAAGCGACTACAGAGAGCTCTACGCTTAATTTTTACGGCCTAGAAAGTAATTATTCGAACTACGCCGATTCCCGCATCGCGATCCTCAGCGTGCCTTACGACGGCACAAGCACATACAATAAAGGTGCCGATCGTGGCCCTCAAGCAATCCTTGAAGCTTCAACTCAAGTTGAACTCTACGACATCGAAACTGATTTTGAAGTCTATCAACTTGGTATCGTTGGACTTGCTCCAGTGACTGAAAATTCCTCGCCGGAAGAAATGGTTGCTGCTGTAAAAGCTCGCGTCAGCGCATTACTCCAAGATGGAAAATTTCCAGTAATTCTTGGCGGCGAGCATTCGGTAAGTGCTGGAGCGATTCAAGCCTGCAAAGAATCCTATCCAAATATTTCCACATTACAATTCGATGCGCACGGAGATACGCGTGAAGAATATTATGGTTCACGTTATAACCATGCCTGCGTCATGGCACGCGCCCGTGAATGCGGGCCAATTGTGCAAGTCGGAATTCGCGCAATTGACAGCTCAGAACTTGAGAAAATGGACCGTTCCAGAGTTGTTTTCGCTCATCAAATCAAAGCCACCAACAGTGAAAAAAACTGGCCTGAGAAAAATTGGATCGACCGCGTCTCTAAAGGACTGACTTCAGAAGTTTACTTAACGATCGACCTCGACTGTTTCGATTCAGCAATCATGCCTTCTACGGGAACGCCTGAACCAGGCGGATTAAATTGGTATGACTTACTTGACGCCGTGCGACAAATCGCCGATAGACATAACATTATCGGACTCGATATCGTTGAATTATTACCGCGTGAGTCTGACCCCGCCCCAAATTTCTTAGCCGCAAAATTACTCTACCAAGTATTGAGCATTATTTTTAAACCGCGCCAGCTAGCAGCTGCTTAAAACTATTTTAAGGGAACCGACGAAAATGACTGAGATTGAAAAATGGAATTCACACAAAAGCGCCGCTCTCTATGGACTGGACAGCTGGGGACAGCCTTATTTTTCGCCGAATGACAATGGCACAATTACGGTCACTCCCAACGGTAGCGAAGGACCAAAGCTTGATTTGTACGATCTAGTAAATCAGGTCAAAGCGCGCGGTATTGGGCTGCCGATTTTGTTTCGTTTTAATGGGATTTTACGCAACCAAGTTGATATTATTCACCGTGCCTTTCACACAGCGATTAAGGAGCAAAATTATACTGGCCGTTACACACTTTGCTTTCCAATTAAAGTCAATCAGCAGCGCCACGTGGTGGATATTTTGCGCGCCGCTGGCGAACAATACCAGATGGGACTTGAAGTCGGCAGTAAGCCGGAACTGATTGCAGTGCTTGGATTACAAAATGCAGAAAGCGGTCCGCTACTTTGTAACGGCTACAAAGACGCCGAATATATCGAACTTGCCTTAATGTCCAAAAAAGTCGGCCGCCGCCCGATTATCACAATTGAAAAGCTTAGCGAACTACAAACCGTGCTGGATGTCTCCGAGAAACTGAATGTCACACCTGAAATTGGGTTTCGCATCCGTCTCTCTGGAAAAGGATCAGGTCGCTGGGAAAAGTCTGGCGGTGAGCGAGCAAAATTTGGCTTAACAATTGGTGAAATCGTTGAAGCATTTGAAACCCTCAAAAAGAAAAACATGCTTTCAATCATCAGCCTGCTACACTTCCACGTTGGCAGCCAAATCACGGCAATTGATGCGCTTAAGGTTGCATTACGCGAAGCCGTGCAGGTTTACATTCAATTGCGTCGCGACTGTCCGAACCTAACAATGCTTGATGTCGGTGGAGGATTAGGCGTTGACTACGATGGTTCAAAGACAACTTTTGCTTCATCAATGAACTATACTGTTGATGAGTATGCACGTGACATTGTGTGGATCCTTGGCGAAGCCTGCGAGCAAGCCGGCGTCCCTGCCCCAGATATTATTTCTGAGTCAGGACGTGCTTTGGCTGCGCACCACGCAGTGCTTGTTTTTAATGCACTGGGTATTGCTAATAGTTTTTCCTACACCTGTAATATTAATGAGATTCTATCGAAGACAAAGCATAAAACAGTTACTACCTTGTGCTCACTCTATCAGGAGCTCACACCAAAGAACTGCCAAGAGACGCTGAACGACGCCCTGCAACTGCGACAAGATGTGCTCGATCAATTCAATCTAGGAATTGTATCAATCACAGACCGCGCGCTAGTGGATGAAGTGTTCTGGGGGCTGCTCTATCAAATCAAACAAAAAACTGCAGAAATGTTTTATGTTCCTGAGGACCTAGAACGCTTGGCTTGGCTTTTGACGGATACTTATTTCTGCAATTTCTCAGTTTTCCAGTCGATGCCAGACAGTTGGGCGATTCAGCAAATTTTCCCCGTGATGCCGATTCATCGCTTAAACGAGCAACCCACTCGCTCCGTTGTGCTCGCTGATATTAGTTGCGATTCGGACGGTAAAATTGACCGTTTTGCGGACTTAAAAGACGTGAAGCGCTACTTACCGGTGCATGCGATTAACGAAACGCAGCCTTACTATTTTGCGACTTTCTTTGTCGGCGCCTACCAAGAAATTTTAGGTGACTTGCATAACTTGTTTGGCGATACGAATGCTGTGCACGTAGAAGTTAATAACGATGGCCGCATTCAGTTTTCTGATGTTGTGCTTGGAGACTCAATTCGCGAAGTGCTGCAGTATGTCCAGTACGACAAGAATGACTTGATTGAGCGTTGGCGAAATTCCGTAGAAGACGCTGTAGATAAGGGTCTTGTTTCAGCAGAAGAGTCGGCCAGCATTTATCGCAAATATGTTGGCGCTTTTGATGCTTACACCTATCTTGGCTCTGGCCCAGAAGTTTAATTAAATACGCTGCATTTCCCACTGTTTATTGATAGACTTGAGCAAAGTCATTCTGTAAAAAATGGACTTTTTTATATTACTTTAGTATTGAAATAATTCTCATTTTAGCTTCAGGTAGTGATTGATTGCCACAAGATGCTAGACGCGATGTCTCGTGTATTGTGGCGAAGATTTTTTAGGTTTTACTGGATCGTTCTGAAAAGCTTCGTGTGGGTATTAGTATTTCTACATGAAGCCTTTTATGGCTAATCTAGAACGGAGGGTAGAAATGCCCAATATTAATTTTAGTCTTGTCGTAGACGATTGCGCTCGACGTGATCGCATCGGAAATTGGTTGATCGCCATCGGCAGTGCCTGGTTGATGGGTGTTCCACTGGTCTTCCATCGGCGAGTTCAAGTTTAGAAAAGCGACAGCTGCCTGAAAGTAGGTATGCCAATAGTATTAGAAAGTGTGCTGTAAGAAGAGCAGTATACTTATTAGTACTATAGAGCTGGGGGGGGTGGTAGTTATCCATAACAATCCACAAGGAAGCGAAGCGTACGTACTTCATTAGCCTTGTGGATTTTTGTGGATAACTAACTGGGGAGGGGTAAGTTTTGCCACGCTTGAAGATTTTTGATTTAGGATCAATTTAAGCAGCCATTTTAGATTCATATTCCAAAGGGGTGAGATAGCCGAGAACTTTCATGGGGCGGTGATTAAACCAGTCTTGAACGTTTTGGACCTGTTGAGCTGTAACCTCATCAAAATTAGTTTTCTTAGGAAAGAAGCGCCTCAGGATCCCGTTAATAGCCTCAACTGTGCCACGTTCCCAAGCGCAGTAAGGATGACAGAAATAGATTTTGAAATCATTGTCTGCAAAGACAGGTTCGAGGAAAGCAAGCTCTTGGTGCTCAGGACCGTTATCGACAGTAAGAGTTTTCTTAACCTGAGCTTGCAAAATCGTAAATAGCGCCTGCCTGACTGTGTGAGCTTGGCGGTTAGGTAGTAAGCGTAAATGCAGATGTCTATTCTGACGGTCAACTAGCACCAATAACGAGCTTTTTCCATGACGTGCAGAAACTATTAGGTCCGACTCCCAGTGCCCCGGCTCGCCTCTTAGATTAGCCTTCACTGGACGAAGCTCAATACTACGCTTGGATTCTTCAACAGCTCTCGGTCTTCTGCCGCTAGCTCGATTAATACCTCGACTCTTGCCCTTACGCGGTAAATCCTTAATCAACTCCTTAGCTTGATGATAAATGTATTGGTAAATCGACTCATGCGAAATACTTTGACCTTGCTTGTCCATGCCAATACGATTGGCAATTATTTGCGGCGACCAGCCAAGTTCAATTTTCTCACGCACATACACCCGCGTTACTTCGTTTTTCAGTCCCCAGCCA includes the following:
- the speA gene encoding biosynthetic arginine decarboxylase, which encodes MTEIEKWNSHKSAALYGLDSWGQPYFSPNDNGTITVTPNGSEGPKLDLYDLVNQVKARGIGLPILFRFNGILRNQVDIIHRAFHTAIKEQNYTGRYTLCFPIKVNQQRHVVDILRAAGEQYQMGLEVGSKPELIAVLGLQNAESGPLLCNGYKDAEYIELALMSKKVGRRPIITIEKLSELQTVLDVSEKLNVTPEIGFRIRLSGKGSGRWEKSGGERAKFGLTIGEIVEAFETLKKKNMLSIISLLHFHVGSQITAIDALKVALREAVQVYIQLRRDCPNLTMLDVGGGLGVDYDGSKTTFASSMNYTVDEYARDIVWILGEACEQAGVPAPDIISESGRALAAHHAVLVFNALGIANSFSYTCNINEILSKTKHKTVTTLCSLYQELTPKNCQETLNDALQLRQDVLDQFNLGIVSITDRALVDEVFWGLLYQIKQKTAEMFYVPEDLERLAWLLTDTYFCNFSVFQSMPDSWAIQQIFPVMPIHRLNEQPTRSVVLADISCDSDGKIDRFADLKDVKRYLPVHAINETQPYYFATFFVGAYQEILGDLHNLFGDTNAVHVEVNNDGRIQFSDVVLGDSIREVLQYVQYDKNDLIERWRNSVEDAVDKGLVSAEESASIYRKYVGAFDAYTYLGSGPEV
- a CDS encoding IS30 family transposase codes for the protein MRRGKRQLRFYEDLSALEKAQVRQSQRQKLRKSKRVDGWGLKNEVTRVYVREKIELGWSPQIIANRIGMDKQGQSISHESIYQYIYHQAKELIKDLPRKGKSRGINRASGRRPRAVEESKRSIELRPVKANLRGEPGHWESDLIVSARHGKSSLLVLVDRQNRHLHLRLLPNRQAHTVRQALFTILQAQVKKTLTVDNGPEHQELAFLEPVFADNDFKIYFCHPYCAWERGTVEAINGILRRFFPKKTNFDEVTAQQVQNVQDWFNHRPMKVLGYLTPLEYESKMAA